Proteins from a genomic interval of Asterias rubens chromosome 16, eAstRub1.3, whole genome shotgun sequence:
- the LOC117301087 gene encoding uncharacterized protein LOC117301087: protein MNPKQPQARQQLYLSKLTQNGQRLVAPRKKANIQSGDMHPALRKNIIKVNGSVYRYSHGKSSTPQNTTSPRTVHTEPIVLPSIRRKVQEYLERDLKDGTALPNRHHHNETVSIATGVEFLEQKPVALIKSEPEYPGAGDLQPFPKRALPQWTSTRGGTNGKNNKTHRLQPLAKQGHETGHSTHRQDLPTLHQMSSLHAFNSAKIEEFKWWHERMRNLSDEERLLAPPNSALVPTPKQLPAVHEHGLDNPIARPTIASTRKNSKRNTKKQKTTRSTSYGVTSDGKSKHLNQPGMIVIHQTQQSIPRDPHLNHHEEEQRNVQIVQQKNNQNAFKANLIEVHVPDTLTDSSGSLKDLRKRERVKQWLADCEHAVDGTAVNHWFRLPERDSAGSRCSTCEREFTRSKRENTGISARPSVDFTKARSARDDGN, encoded by the coding sequence ATGAACCCAAAGCAACCACAAGCAAGACAACAATTATACCTATCGAAACTCACACAAAATGGTCAACGTTTAGTAGCCCCACGTAAAAAAGCAAACATCCAATCTGGTGACATGCATCCTGCGTTGAGAAAGAACATCATCAAGGTAAATGGTAGCGTCTATCGGTACAGCCACGGTAAAAGCAGCACACCACAAAACACCACATCACCGAGAACGGTCCACACGGAACCTATCGTACTACCGTCAATCCGGAGGAAAGTCCAGGAGTACCTGGAGCGAGATTTGAAAGACGGAACGGCGTTACCAAACCGTCACCATCACAATGAAACCGTTAGTATTGCAACAGGGGTTGAGTTTCTGGAGCAGAAACCAGTAGCGCTCATCAAGTCAGAACCGGAATATCCCGGAGCTGGTGACTTGCAACCGTTCCCCAAACGAGCTTTACCTCAGTGGACGAGTACACGAGGAGGAACCAACGGAAAGAATAACAAGACCCATCGGCTACAACCACTCGCCAAACAGGGTCATGAAACCGGTCATTCTACTCACAGACAAGACTTACCAACTCTACATCAAATGAGCTCATTGCATGCTTTTAACAGTGCTAAGATTGAAGAGTTCAAATGGTGGCATGAGAGGATGCGGAATCTGAGTGACGAAGAGAGATTACTTGCTCCGCCTAACTCAGCCCTGGTACCCACGCCCAAGCAGTTACCAGCAGTTCATGAACACGGTCTTGACAATCCCATTGCGAGGCCGACTATAGCCTCGACAAGGAAGAACTCAAAACGAAACACAAAGAAGCAAAAGACAACGAGATCAACAAGCTATGGAGTTACCTCTGATGGCAAATCGAAACACTTGAATCAACCGGGTATGATAGTCATCCATCAGACCCAACAATCTATCCCTCGAGACCCACACCTTAATCACCACGAGGAGGAACAAAGGAACGTGCAGATCGTGCAACAGAAGAACAATCAAAATGCATTCAAGGCTAACTTGATTGAAGTACATGTTCCTGACACATTAACTGACTCATCGGGTTCCCTCAAAGATCTAAGAAAACGGGAGCGAGTGAAGCAGTGGTTAGCGGATTGCGAACACGCCGTGGATGGCACTGCagttaaccactggttccgGTTACCGGAACGCGACTCTGCCGGATCACGTTGTAGTACGTGCGAGAGGGAATTCACTAGGTCGAAGAGAGAGAATACCGGAATATCAGCAAGGCCGAGTGTGGACTTCACCAAAGCGAGGAGTGCACGAGATGACGGGAATTGA